The following proteins are encoded in a genomic region of Brachypodium distachyon strain Bd21 chromosome 1, Brachypodium_distachyon_v3.0, whole genome shotgun sequence:
- the LOC100844148 gene encoding inositol monophosphatase 3 codes for MAEEQFLAAAVDAAKSAGEVIRKGFYLTKNVEHKGQVDLVTETDKACEDLIFNHLRKLYPDHKFIGEETSAALGSTADLTDDPTWIVDPLDGTTNFVHGFPFVCVSIGLTIGKIPSVGVVYNPIMNELFTAVRGKGAFLNGSPIKTSSQDELVKALMVTEVGTKRDKSTLDDTTNRINKLLFKIRSIRMCGSLALNMCGVACGRLDLCYEIGFGGPWDVAAGAVILQEAGGFVFDPSGGEFDLMAQRMAGSNGFLKDQFIKELTDAS; via the exons ATGGCGGAGGAGCAGTTCCTGGCCGCCGCGGTGGACGCCGCCAAGAGTGCCGGAGAG GTCATCCGCAAGGGCTTTTACCTGACCAAGAATGTGGAGCACAAGGGCCAG GTGGATTTGGTGACGGAGACGGACAAGGCCTGTGAGGACCTCATCTTCAACCACCTCCGGAAGCTCTATCCGGACCACAAATTCATCGGCGAGGAGACGTCCGCGGCGCTCGGCTCCACCGCCGACCTCACCGACGATCCCACCTGGATTGTCGACCCACTTGATGGCACCACCAATTTTGTGCATGG CTTCCCTTTTGTGTGCGTCTCGATTGGCCTCACCATTGGGAAGATTCCCAGTGTTGGAGTCGTGTACAATCCCATCATGAATGAG CTTTTCACAGCTGTTCGTGGAAAAGGTGCTTTCCTCAATGGTTCTCCAATCAAAA CATCGTCTCAAGATGAGTTAGTGAAGGCCCTTATGGTAACAGAG GTAGGAACCAAAAGGGACAAGTCCACTTTGGATGATACAACCAACAGAATCAACAAGTTACTATTCAAG ATTAGGTCTATACGAATGTGTGGCTCTTTGGCCTTAAACATGTGTGGAGTAGCTTGTGGTAGGCTAGATTTGTGTTATGAGATCGGATTTGGTGGCCCCTG GGATGTGGCTGCTGGAGCTGTAATTCTACAGGAAGCTGGGGGTTTTGTGTTTGATCC GAGTGGTGGGGAGTTTGATTTGATGGCGCAAAGAATGGCAGGATCGAATGGCTTCCTCAAGGACCAGTTTATCAAAGAATTGACAGATGCAAGCTGA
- the LOC100843233 gene encoding uncharacterized protein LOC100843233: MAKPLPQEFVYRISTGDEWAELERTGCTLGGDLDRSTGCIHLSNLSQVKMTLKNFFLGRTDLYLLQIDTAMLADGLIYEASDDSNYFPHFYGPHRSFAPLLLSAVVKADKIELANNDFTSCLLDGAAL, from the exons ATGGCTAAGCCGCTACCACAAGAGTTTGTGTATCGGATCAGCACAGGTGATGAGTGGGCCGAACTTGAGCGCACCGGCTGCACCCTCGGCGGCGACCTTGACCGCTCCACTGGCTGCATCCACCTCAGCAACCTAAGCCAG GTGAAGATGACACTAAAGAATTTCTTCCTTGGACGGACTGATCTGTACCTGCTACAAATTGACACTGCCATG CTTGCAGATGGGTTAATTTATGAGGCATCTGATGATTCTAACTACTTTCCTCATTTCTATGGCCCTCATCGGAGCTTTGCACCCCTTCTACTAAGCGCAGTTGTCAAGGCTGACAAAATTGAGCTGGCAAACAATGATTTTACCTCTTGTCTACTCGATGGAGCGGCCCTCTGA
- the LOC100823209 gene encoding uncharacterized protein LOC100823209, which produces MEAATASSLGRSGAGLRSVPGLARSSSSSLTLRDARRRSLTPPHLPWPASRLVRTSGAGSLSVVAAAANPHNHQQQQLGVEGMGVAMEPERGSPGEVREEIARCYELVRRLGRGAVYLGSSRVPPTHPHYHQTAELARETSKLLDCTTWTGAGPGLMDAAIQGALQAEKPVGGFKIGKEAGEWTASNFHPYLPPESYLTCRFFSARKHGLVDAVVRNSSTDKTAIVALPGGIGTLDEVFEIMALIQLERIGSALPVPFLLMNYDSYYSKLLEFLNDSTEWGTVAPGEVASLWKVCNGNHEALEYLAQFYNVPAGQRNYHTSPPSKEHVTSYNVS; this is translated from the exons ATGGAAGCGGCAACCGCGAGCTCGCTGGGGAGATCGGGAGCTGGATTAAGGTCCGTACCAGGActcgcgcgctcctcctcctcctccttaaCACTCAGGGACGCGCGCCGCCGTTCTCTTACTCCTCCGCACCTGCCTTGGCCGGCCTCGCGCCTCGTCCGCACCAGCGGAGCCGGGAGCCTGAGCGTCGTCGCCGCTGCTGCAAATCCCCacaaccaccagcagcagcagctgggaGTGGAAGGGATGGGGGTCGCCATGGAGCCCGAGAGGGGTAGCCCAGGTGAG GTGAGGGAGGAGATTGCGAGGTGCTACGAGCTGGTTCGCCGCCTCGGCCGTGGCGCCGTCTACCTCGGCTCCTCCAGGGTGCCGCCCACGCATCCGCACTACCACCAAACCGCCGAGCTCGCCAGGGAG ACATCCAAGCTGCTGGACTGCACCACATGGACCGGCGCCGGCCCCGGCCTCATGGATGCTGCCATCCAAGGCGCGCTCCAGGCAGAGAAACCGGTTGGCGGCTTCAAGATTGGCAAAGAGGCAGGTGAATGGACGGCCTCAAACTTCCATCCTTACCTGCCCCCAGAGTCTTACCTCACCTGCAG GTTCTTCTCGGCAAGGAAGCATGGCTTGGTGGATGCTGTCGTGCGGAACAGCTCTACCGATAAAACTGCCATCGTTGCATTACCCGGCGGTATTGGAACACTGGATGAGGTTTTTGAGATCATGGCGCTGATTCAACTCGAGAGGATTGGGTCTGCGCTCCCAGTGCCATTCTTGCTTATGAATTATGACTCTTACTACTCCAAGCTGCTGGAGTTTCTGAATGACTCCACGGAGTGGGGCACGGTTGCTCCAGGGGAAGTGGCCTCCCTGTGGAAGGTTTGCAACGGGAATCATGAAGCCTTAGAGTACTTGGCACAGTTCTACAACGTACCTGCTGGGCAAAGGAATTATCACACATCACCTCCATCAAAGGAGCACGTAACTTCATATAACGTGAGCTGA
- the LOC100843534 gene encoding kinesin-like protein KIN-12C, translating to MEMLRRNLKRQASRSLSAFAASSPRSAAAGDDQENLHPNVAAASPPMSPAKHSAAKDLSPRSKPVPASKPPPPVSAGAAVDDEPPVKVVVRVRPAVSLPVDGKDLFFVRKTSPNSVAVGDRDFAVDGFLDDRASQEDAFDLVGLPMIDSALAGFNTSLVCYGQSGTGKTYTMWGPLAAMFDSRSDRADRGVVPRFFQNLFSQIQGKQESSPEKQTSYQCRCSFLEVYNEQINDLLDPSQRNLQIRETTDNGIHVENLTDEYVSTVEDVNQILMKGLSKRKIGTDSMNLKNSRSHVIFTCVIEAWSKDFSSNGFSSSKTSRITFVDLAGVDMDEPDGASKHITREERHVKKSLSSLGKLVNILSEEPKTQKDDLPYKQSCLTHVLKDTLGGNSRVTFLCSISSEHRYRSETLSTLRFGERAKLMPNKAVINEISEDDVNGLSDQIRQLKDELVRTKSGENATCETGYFNAQNARASLHSLRVSLNRSLILPHIEVETEDEMDVDEDDVQELHDQISKLHSSSEDTLDDFMDAESGEEESPCSKVNPKTCEHDDDQPIVDDSEVLRISASPQLAPIQDPTFCSSPKIHKARKSITSPGFSPSKLSESSPGDSNVEISRKSAVRSSLQSSKLSPTDSLAASLQRGLHIIEYHQQNPAPRRSFVGLSFDHFALNPWQSVKASSALQSLPAGQGSSASTICSSCKKAMSTDEEHTGNINSEKQIVTATGVTSNELANASLQDGNIPQSIVSKREAELEALCEEQATKIKELSILIDKHGKGSEEGRQSDGVTPRDEPGDEDNIGEQYEDDKLSLNVNEKEVLLGEIQRLKDQVKLLTDGSTNDSLLDQIRNGSTDLEYELDKERQKWMESESKWISLTEELRVDLESNRMHAEKTEMELCNEKKCTEELDDALQRSIYGHARIIEHYVELQEMYNDLLERHRRVMEGISEVKRAAAKAGRKGCGTAFAAALAAELSTVRIDREKERAQLREQNRRLRIQLRDTAEAVHAAGELLVRLREAEEATTQEKERSAAMLQENQKLKRQLEKMRKKHEMEMETMKHYLAESRLPESALEGLYRNESSSKDAHEYNHAPSACDDDQSWRSAFTSAYE from the exons atggAGATGCTGAGGCGGAACCTCAAGCGGCAGGCCTCGCGGTCCCTCTCCGCgttcgccgcctcctccccgcgcTCCGCTGCGGCCGGCGACGACCAGGAGAATCTCCACCCcaacgtcgccgccgcctccccgcctATGTCACCAGCCAAGCACTCCGCGGCGAAGGACTTGTCGCCGCGCTCCAAGCCCGTTCCGGCTAGTAAACCCCCTCCGCCAGTGTCCGCCGGTGCGGCGGTCGACGACGAACCCCCCGTCAAG GTCGTGGTGCGGGTGCGGCCGGCGGTGAGCCTCCCCGTGGATGGCAAGGATCTGTTCTTCGTGCGCAAGACCTCCCCGAACTCCGTCGCTGTTGGCGACCGGGACTTCGCTGTGGATGGTTTCCTCGACGACAGGGCCTCCCAG GAGGATGCGTTCGATCTGGTAGGTCTACCGATGATCGACAGCGCCCTTGCTGGATTCAACACCTCCCTCGTGTGCTATGGCCAG AGTGGCACAGGGAAGACATACACCATGTGGGGGCCCCTCGCTGCCATGTTTGACAGCCGCTCTGACCGCGCCGACCGTGGCGTCGTGCCTCGCTTTTTCCAAAACCTCTTCTCCCAAATCCAAGGC AAGCAAGAGAGCTCACCGGAGAAGCAGACGAGTTACCAATGCAGGTGCTCCTTCCTCGAG gTATATAATGAGCAGATCAATGACCTGCTGGATCCATCTCAGCGTAATCTTCAG ATAAGAGAGACCACTGACAATGGTATCCATGTTGAAAACTTGACCGATGAGTATGTATCGACGGTGGAGGATGTAAACCAGATCTTGATGAAG GGTCtatcaaaaaggaaaattggCACCGATAGCATGAACTTAAAAAATTCACGTTCTCATGTCATATTCACTTGTGTCATTGAAGCTTGGAGCAAG GATTTCTCATCAAATGGCTTCAGTAGTTCAAAAACTAGTAGAATTACCTTTGTTGATCTTGCTGGTGTTGATATGGATGAACCTGATGGTGCGAGCAAGCACATTACACGAGAAGAAAGACATGTGAAGAAGTCTCTCTCAAGCCTTGG GAAACTAGTCAATATTCTTTCAGAAGAACCAAAGACCCAGAAAGACGACTTACCCTATAAGCAATCCTGTTTGACACATGTGCTGAAGGATACACTAGGTGGCAACTCCAGGGTTACATTTCTATGTTCCATTTCTTCAGAGCACAG ATACAGATCTGAGACTTTAAGCACACTAAGGTTTGGAGAGAGAGCAAAACTTATGCCAAACAAAGCAGTGATAAATGAGATATCAGAAGATGATGTTAATGGTTTGAGTGATCAGATACGTCAGTTGAAG GATGAACTTGTAAGGACAAAGTCTGGAGAGAATGCAACTTGTGAGACAGGATACTTCAATGCACAAAATGCTCGTGCTAGCTTGCATAGTTTGAGAGTGAGCCTCAATCGCTCTCTAATCTTGCCTCATATAGAAGTTGAAACAGAGGATGAAATGGATGTGGATGAAGACGATGTACAAGAACTGCATGATCAAATTAGCAAGCTTCATTCTTCCTCCGAAGACACTCTTGACGACTTTATGGATGCAGAGagtggagaggaggagagtcctTGCTCCAAGGTGAATCCAAAAACATGTGAACATGATGATGACCAGCCTATCGTAGATGATAGTGAAGTTCTAAGAATTAGTGCATCCCCACAACTAGCACCAATACAAGATCCGACCTTCTGCTCTTCTCCAAAGATCCACAAGGCAAGAAAGAGCATCACCTCACCAGGGTTCTCTCCAAGCAAGCTTAGTGAATCCAGCCCAGGAGATAGCAATGTTGAAATTTCAAGGAAGAGTGCAGTGCGCTCCTCCTTACAGTCAAGCAAGCTTAGTCCCACTGATTCGCTGGCTGCAAGTCTCCAACGGGGCCTGCACATTATAGAGTACCATCAACAGAATCCAGCCCCCCGAAGGTCATTTGTTGGCCTTTCATTTGATCACTTTGCACTGAATCCCTGGCAGTCAGTGAAAGCCAGTTCAGCTCTTCAGTCATTACCTGCAGGGCAGGGCAGTTCAGCTTCTACTATTTGTTCATCCTGCAAGAAAGCAATGAGTACAGATGAAGAACATACAGGAAACATAAACTCAGAGAAACAGATTGTAACGGCTACTGGTGTCACATCTAATGAATTGGCCAATGCTTCACTCCAG GACGGCAACATCCCTCAGTCTATTGTTTCAAAGAGAGAGGCTGAGCTTGAAGCTTTATGTGAAGAACAGGCAACTAAGATTAAGGAATTGAGCATTTTG ATTGACAAACATGGGAAGGGTTCAGAAGAGGGTCGGCAATCAGATGGTGTTACACCTAGAGACGAACCAGGCGATGAAGATAACATTGGTGAACAATATGAAGATGACAAGTTGTCACTCAATGTGAATGAGAAGGAAGTACTTCTTGGTGAGATTCAGAGGTTGAAAGATCAAGTTAAACTTCTCACAGATGGATCAACAAATGATAGCCTTCTTGACCAGATAAGGAATGGCAGCACAGATCTGGAATATGAGCTGGATAAAGAAAGGCAGAAATGGATGGAGTCTGAGAGCAAATGGATATCCCTCACTGAAGAGCTGAGGGTTGACCTAGAATCAAACCGGATGCATGCAGAGAAGACAGAGATGGAGCTCTGCAATGAGAAGAAGTGCACAGAAGAGTTGGATGACGCCCTCCAACGATCCATCTATGGCCATGCAAGGATAATTGAGCACTATGTCGAGCTCCAGGAGATGTACAATGACCTTCTTGAGAGGCACCGTCGAGTCATGGAAGGGATCTCAGAAGTAAAGAGGGCGGCTGCCAAAGCAGGAAGGAAGGGCTGTGGAACGGCTTTTGCTGCTGCCCTTGCTGCCGAGCTTTCCACCGTGAGGATCGACCGAGAAAAGGAGAGGGCACAGCTGAGAGAACAGAATAGGAGGCTCCGGATTCAACTCCGTGACACTGCTGAGGCAGTGCATGCTGCTGGAGAGCTACTTGTGAGATTGagagaagcagaggaggcaACCACACAAGAAAAG GAGAGGAGTGCAGCCATGCTGCAGGAGAACCAGAAGCTCAAAAGGCAGCTGGagaagatgaggaagaagcacgagatggagatggagacgaTGAAGCACTACCTTGCAGAGAGCAGGCTGCCGGAGTCAGCACTGGAGGGACTGTACCGCAAcgagagcagcagcaaggaTGCACATGAGTACAACCATGCTCCATCCGCCTGCGATGACGATCAGTCATGGCGGTCTGCATTTACCTCTGCGTATGAATGA
- the LOC100822902 gene encoding uncharacterized protein LOC100822902 gives MESASGRSAAASKPQSLSPSPPTAQPDPDADRPPKAMTTAEVEAVIAALPAKKDALREAFHRLVACSPFPLPFTWDDLDAHISSLQSAIALRSLQLRVLDAARPVSAPATIGGDEKGKNQGEDETSEEEEEELVEEEVQETGEDEEDDDEKDDEEKEEVVEEEYEEVEVVEEYEEEVEEYEEVEVEEEYEEVEVVEEYEEEVEVEEEYEEVEVEEEYEEEEVEEEEEVMDANNAADKEKNADTEMQEEEEVMDANKAADKEKNADTEMQEEEEVKMEEQEELKVIEEVDDKEQKNGNVGKGKEEQESGEEMGKAVEEQQEAKKVSREQYIKEQTGEPKIVSSKEADLPLQGVDKDLMAACATMDSTSLVEFVCKIGRRQEYHLAMRHAQDAAALALRVVRGFLLKKQTKNNNVWENCVQLIRCVPEQSPEFSMSTIEQAKQLAKDWKNMIDKPENCGDLGILASWALLYFLISYNIVSEFGVDEIIRLFGTVPRKYQRRKCFELCKDLGLVSRISDLIGYLIANGQQLSVIQLVHALDLVDEYPPLPLLEGYVEKAKGTALELLSKNASHKNPAVSKEIQSLRVAHTMLKQHTDSSQSVAILAEIDSLLAGYANKRSLINASTALTSNSWQQKETQQKQRQEQKPCDEGMKQNQENKKRKNEKQHEGQDSQLQGKKEKLQRKQEQRKQHKLQENKGQQPHKPRTQQRQRQRQPQPQHLYQPRPWVSAPGVLQPVVPHVAQFGPIGYGPAVMPGVQDAPFPVNFGVQFNPYQLNPIYHYPAFYPR, from the exons ATGGAGTCCGCCTCGGGGcgatccgccgccgcgtccaaACCCCAATCCctttccccttctcctccgaCGGCGCAGCCCGATCCCGACGCCGACCGCCCCCCGAAGGCGATGACGACGGCGGAGGTAGAGGCGGTCATCGCCGCGCTCCCGGCCAAGAAGGACGCCCTGCGCGAGGCCTTCCACCGCCTCGTCGCCTGCTCCCCCTTCCCGCTCCCCTTCACGTGGGACGACCTCGACGCCCACATCTCCTCCCTCCAGTCCGCCATCGCCCTCCGCTCTCTCCAGCTACGGGTCCTCGATGCGGCCCGCCCCGTTTCCGCACCCGCCACCATTGGCGGCGACGAGAAGGGCAAGAATCAAGGAGAGGACGAGAccagcgaggaggaagaggaggagttAGTCGAAGAGGAGGTGCAGGAGACTGGGGAGGACgaagaggatgatgatgaaaaGGACGATGAGGAAAAGGAGGAGGTGGTCGAAGAAGAGTATGAGGAAGTGGAGGTGGTAGAAGAGTACGAGGAAGAGGTGGAGGAGTATGAGGAAGTGGAGGTGGAAGAAGAGTATGAGGAAGTGGAGGTGGTAGAAGAGTACGAGGaagaggtggaggtggaagaagagtatgaggaagtggaggtggaagaagagtatgaggaagaggaggtggaagaagaggaggaggtgatgGATGCCAACAATGCAGCtgacaaggagaagaatgCCGACACGGAGAtgcaggaagaggaggaggtgatgGATGCCAACAAAGCAGCtgacaaggagaagaatgCCGACACGGAGAtgcaggaagaggaggaggtgaagatGGAAGAGCAGGAGGAATTGAAGGTCATCGAAGAGGTTGATGACAAGGAGCAGAAGAATGGTAATGTAGGGAAAGGTAAAGAGGAGCAGGAGTCTGGCGAGGAGATGGGGAAGGCAGtagaggagcagcaggaggccAAGAAGGTGTCACGGGAACAGTACATTAAGGAGCAGACGGGGGAGCCCAAGATTGTTTCTTCGAAAGAGGCAGATCTGCCTCTTCAAGGCGTCGATAAGGATCTCATGGCGGCATGCGCTACAATGGATTCCACAAGTCTGGTGGAGTTTGTGTGCAAAATTGGCAGGCGGCAAGAGTACCATCTGGCTATGCGCCACGCCCAagatgctgctgctcttgccCTTCGTGTTGTCAGGGGCTTTCTGCTAAAAAAACAGACAAAGAACAACAATGTCTGGGAGAACTGTGTTCAGCTGATCCGGTGTGTCCCTGAGCAGTCTCCCGAGTTTTCCATGTCCACGATAGAGCAGGCGAAGCAGCTTGCAAAGGACTGGAAGAATATGATTGATAAGCCGGAGAATTGTGGGGATCTTGGCATACTGGCCTCATGGGCCCTCCTTTACTTTCTCATATCTTACAACATTGTGTCAGAGTTTGGCGTTGATGAGATCATCCGTCTCTTTGGCACTGTCCCCCGCAAGTATCAGAGGAGGAAGTGCTTCGAGCTCTGCAAGGATCTTGGTCTGGTTAGTAGGATCAGTG acTTAATTGGTTACTTGATTGCAAATGGACAACAGTTGAGTGTCATACAACTGGTACATGCTCTTGATTTGGTGGACGAAtatcctcctcttcctcttctggaGGGATATGTTGAAAAGGCAAAAGGGACTGCGCTAGAGCTACTTAGCAAGAATGCATCACACAAG AATCCGGCTGTATCAAAGGAGATTCAGAGTCTACGGGTGGCGCATACTATGCTTAAGCAACACACTGATTCTAGCCAATCGGTTGCTATCTTGGCAGAAATTGATAGCTTGTTAGCTGGATATGCAAATAAGCGTAGTTTAATAAATGCCTCTACTGCCTTGACATCAAATTCATGGCAGCAGAAAGAAACTCAACAGAAGCAGCGGCAGGAACAAAAGCCATGTGACGAGGGGATGAAGCAAAACCAGGAAAACAAGAAGCGCAAAAACGAGAAGCAACATGAGGGACAAGATAGCCAGCTGcagggaaagaaagaaaagctgCAAAGGAAGCAGGAACAGCGTAAACAACATAAGCTGCAAGAAAATAAGGGGCAACAGCCACATAAACCTAGGACACAACAGAGGCAGAGGCAGAgacagccgcagccgcagcactTATACCAGCCAAGGCCATGGGTTAGCGCCCCAGGTGTTCTGCAGCCTGTGGTTCCACATGTGGCACAGTTTGGCCCCATTGGTTATGGACCAGCTGTAATGCCTGGAGTTCAAGATGCTCCATTTCCTGTGAATTTCGGAGTTCAGTTTAATCCTTACCAGCTAAATCCTATATACCACTATCCGGCATTCTATCCCAGATAG
- the LOC100822591 gene encoding uncharacterized protein LOC100822591 yields the protein MASATAELEAAIAALPAKKQHLRDSFDRLVASAPIPIPFNWDDLDAHISSLQSSIDVRFRQLQGLQHSALTTTGPAEHQGKEDQESHVEHPMRDQGQDSNEEEGERTNRAPSDLNDEEEQEREEEPIEVYLDQVYEVEGEAIKASSGPEPEDDEEEAIDASPGLGLKEENENAKEAMEAPSASRSNGVMKEKEWGCPIIPDFASVGGAAEAAVRRDLVAASVNMDTSTMAEILCWRNKRCLRARRHFLPALRGCPEPHAFVVGAIRDFLARAEPKGDKQWENCSWLLCCVRKLTAEPSVGTLEHAYRLAEDWKEMIGKPESCKDLGRLAIFGLFGFLVSYNIALEFDASEIIHHVGNIPRHRKQNCIELCNRLGLIHKMTDSINHLIENGQEPDALRLACVLNLTDKYPPLYIMNEYVDKAKKTAQEIINKENGSPESLNQAMTKQVNALISSWRAVDEYNIDSAHRTSIKAEITQLLHEYARKRRSIPVACLSALSPHQQHNLQEQCEKHLKTLEEEQHQKFQEKQHQRTQDLQPKPDEEHHYQQKEQEVPKQEGSRQMLGEKRYNKKRKRNYHKQQQQRRAQEMRQHRYHKQPRLSHFHADSFGHPPYNARIGIHYHRSQQFSGIQGAPPRYPGPYNHPQLCTARSLRFRPE from the exons ATGGCGTCGGCGACCGCGGAGCTGGaggccgccatcgccgccctCCCGGCGAAGAAGCAGCATCTCAGGGATTCCTTCGACCGCCTCGTTGCGTCCGCCCCAATCCCCATCCCGTTCAACTGGGATGACCTCGACGCTCACATCTCCTCCCTCCAGTCCTCCATCGACGTCCGCTTCCGCCAGCTCCAGGGTCTCCAGCACTCCGCCCTAACCACCACCGGCCCCGCAGagcaccagggcaaggaggaCCAAGAGTCCCACGTCGAGCACCCCATGAGGGACCAGGGTCAAGACAGCAATGAAGAGGAGGGGGAGCGGACGAACAGGGCGCCTTCAGACCTTaatgacgaggaggagcaggagagggaggaggagccaaTCGAGGTGTATCTCGACCAAGTATACGAAGTTGAGGGAGAGGCAATCAAGGCGTCTTCCGGCCCAGAACCAGaagacgatgaggaggaggcaATCGATGCGTCCCCTGGCCTTGGACTGAAGGAGGAAAATGAGAACGCCAAGGAAGCCATGGAGGCGCCGTCAGCTTCCCGAAGCAACGGGGTgatgaaggagaaggagtGGGGATGCCCGATTATTCCGGATTTTGCAAGTGTCGGCGGCGCTGCGGAGGCGGCCGTTAGGCGGGATCTCGTGGCGGCGAGCGTCAACATGGACACATCGACGATGGCGGAGATTCTTTGCTGGCGCAACAAGAGATGCTTACGCGCCAGGCGCCATTTCCTCCCGGCGTTGCGGGGCTGCCCCGAGCCCCACGCCTTCGTCGTCGGTGCCATCAGGGACTTCCTGGCCAGAGCCGAGCCCAAGGGCGACAAGCAATGGGAGAACTGCTCTTGGCTGCTCTGCTGTGTTCGCAAACTTACTGCTGAGCCGTCTGTGGGCACGCTGGAGCACGCCTATCGGCTGGCAGAGGACTGGAAGGAGATGATCGGGAAGCCTGAAAGTTGCAAGGACCTTGGCCGGCTGGCCATATTTGGCCTTTTTGGATTTCTGGTCTCATACAACATTGCCTTGGAGTTCGATGCTAGTGAGATTATCCATCACGTTGGCAACATCCCACGCCACAGAAAGCAAAACTGCATTGAGCTCTGCAATCGTCTTGGGCTAATTCACAAGATGACTG ACTCAATCAATCATCTGATTGAAAATGGGCAAGAGCCTGATGCTCTCAGGCTTGCATGCGTTTTGAATTTGACTGACAAATATCCTCCACTTTACATCATGAATGAATATGTTGATAAGGCTAAGAAGACTGCTCAAGAGATAATAAACAAGGAAAACGGTTCACCGGAGTCTCTG AACCAGGCCATGACAAAGCAGGTTAATGCCCTAATATCGTCATGGAGGGCAGTTGATGAGTACAATATTGATTCTGCCCACCGAACCAGCATCAAGGCAGAAATTACTCAGTTATTACATGAATATGCACGCAAAAGGCGAAGTATACCGGTGGCTTGTTTGTCCGCTTTGAGTCCACATCAGCAGCACAATCTTCAGGAGCAGTGTGAGAAGCATCTAAAAACTTTGGAAGAAGAGCAGCACCAGAAGTTCCAAGAGAAGCAGCACCAAAGGACACAGGACCTGCAGCCAAAACCAGATGAGGAGCACCACTACCAGCAAAAGGAACAAGAGGTACCTAAACAAGAAGGGAGTCGGCAAATGTTAGGAGAGAAGAGGTATAACAAGAAGCGCAAGAGAAATTAtcacaagcagcagcagcagcgaagAGCACAAGAGATGAGGCAGCATAGATATCATAAGCAGCCCAGGCTATCTCATTTTCATGCTGATTCATTTGGCCATCCTCCATACAATGCCAGGATAGGAATTCACTATCATCGTAGCCAGCAGTTTTCAGGAATTCAAGGAGCGCCTCCTCGATATCCGGGTCCGTATAATCACCCTCAGCTTTGCACTGCCCGAAGTCTGCGATTCAGGCCAGAGTAG